The Geodermatophilaceae bacterium NBWT11 genome has a segment encoding these proteins:
- a CDS encoding AfsR/SARP family transcriptional regulator, which translates to MTLAVELLGPVVVRVDGVPTELGVRARALLARLALDPGRVVSIDALVEALWDGAPPAAPANALQAVVSRVRRAVPGVPLRAQPPGYLLDLPRDAVDACRFEDLVATDPGAAEALWRGEPLADLRDLAFTAAPAARWAELRLVGAEGRLSGAGAAELPELDRLVTEHPLREALVALRVRALHRAGRTADALAAYEQARRRLADELGTDPGPALQAAQLAVLRDETPERPVLRTALTSFRGRATELDLVADRLDRGRLVTLLGPGGAGKTRLAQEVARQRESTTQDGVWWVELAPLGEPRQLPAAVLTAVGQRGSTTLERVPTVVETGVRLREVLATRRGLLVLDNCEHLVDAVARLTDELLGSCPGLVVLTTSREALGIPGEALVPVGPLSVPAADDPRAADSDVVRLFTDRAVAASPAFAVTAGTLPLVLEVCRRLDGMPLALELAAARLRTLGLAQIAARLDDRFALLTGGSRVALPRQQTLRAVVEWSWEALRPAEQAVGRRLSVPADGVTLEAAEAVCGDPDVLDAIAGLVEKSLLTAVPEGDGVRYRMLETVRAYGAEQLDAAGERAATEAAHSAWCRALLDRLDPLLRGPGQLDALRELRAERDGLLAALQREVSAGRGDEAVHLAGRLAWFWLLSGQQVAAARQLAEVARLPSSPTPLRTVCLTFAALAAADELGWDGARGALTEVVAFPDQLGAAADEPVAAVSWALASVFLGRPEGLDRPAAHPDPWVRAVVRAAVGMAAENDGRYETLSEDLQTARAAFRELGDRWGMSVTAAALGQIAAQDGDLARATELVTEALRCSDELGTSDDSPMLRVRLALLRAAAGELAGAEADLDEVLVPLARTGGTGLAYGEAARAQVALLADDLEQADRTSRAAVGRLAEAAGAGLDQIGALVRTVRAQVLAGRGAVAEAEELLAQAQQGAAQSAGDIPVLATVLVGRAVVAEAAGEPAASARLLGLAEAVRGRADRGDPAAAALRVRLATALGAATAEAAEAAGVAVGRAAALDEVGAVLVSPRGL; encoded by the coding sequence GTGACCCTCGCCGTCGAGCTGCTCGGGCCGGTCGTCGTCCGGGTCGACGGCGTCCCCACCGAGCTCGGGGTCCGGGCGCGGGCGCTGCTGGCCCGGCTGGCGCTGGACCCCGGCCGGGTGGTCTCGATCGACGCGCTGGTCGAGGCGCTCTGGGACGGCGCCCCGCCGGCCGCCCCGGCCAACGCCCTGCAGGCCGTGGTGTCCCGGGTGCGTCGGGCGGTGCCCGGGGTGCCGCTGCGGGCCCAGCCGCCGGGCTACCTGCTCGACCTGCCCCGGGACGCCGTCGACGCCTGCCGGTTCGAGGACCTGGTCGCCACCGACCCCGGCGCCGCCGAGGCGCTGTGGCGGGGCGAGCCGCTGGCCGACCTGCGTGACCTGGCCTTCACCGCCGCCCCGGCCGCCCGCTGGGCCGAGCTGCGGCTGGTCGGTGCCGAGGGCCGGCTCTCCGGCGCGGGAGCCGCGGAGCTGCCCGAGCTCGACCGGCTCGTCACCGAGCACCCCCTCCGCGAGGCACTGGTCGCCCTACGGGTCCGGGCCCTGCACCGGGCCGGCCGGACGGCGGACGCCCTGGCCGCGTACGAGCAGGCCCGGCGGCGGCTGGCCGACGAGCTCGGGACCGACCCCGGACCGGCGCTGCAGGCCGCCCAGCTGGCCGTGCTCCGGGACGAGACCCCGGAGCGCCCCGTCCTGCGCACGGCGCTCACGAGCTTCCGCGGCCGGGCCACAGAGCTGGACCTGGTCGCCGACCGGCTCGACCGCGGGCGCCTGGTCACCCTGCTGGGCCCCGGCGGTGCGGGCAAGACCCGGCTGGCCCAGGAGGTCGCCCGGCAGCGGGAGTCCACGACCCAGGACGGGGTCTGGTGGGTCGAGCTGGCCCCGCTCGGGGAGCCGCGCCAGCTGCCCGCCGCCGTCCTCACCGCCGTGGGGCAGCGGGGCTCCACCACGCTGGAGCGGGTGCCCACCGTGGTCGAGACCGGGGTGCGGCTCCGGGAGGTGCTCGCCACCCGGCGGGGGCTGCTGGTGCTGGACAACTGCGAGCACCTCGTCGACGCCGTGGCCCGGCTCACCGACGAGCTGCTGGGCTCCTGCCCCGGCCTCGTCGTGCTCACCACGAGCCGGGAGGCCCTCGGCATCCCGGGGGAGGCGCTGGTGCCGGTGGGCCCCCTGTCGGTGCCGGCGGCCGACGACCCGCGGGCCGCCGACTCCGACGTCGTCCGGCTGTTCACCGACCGGGCGGTCGCCGCCAGCCCCGCGTTCGCGGTGACCGCGGGCACCCTGCCGCTCGTGCTCGAGGTGTGCCGGCGGCTGGACGGCATGCCGCTGGCCCTGGAGCTGGCCGCGGCCCGGCTGCGCACGCTGGGCCTGGCCCAGATCGCCGCCCGGCTCGACGACCGCTTCGCGCTGCTGACCGGGGGCAGCCGGGTGGCGCTGCCCCGCCAGCAGACCCTGCGGGCGGTGGTGGAGTGGAGCTGGGAGGCCCTGCGCCCGGCCGAGCAGGCCGTCGGCCGGCGGCTGTCGGTGCCCGCGGACGGGGTGACGCTCGAGGCCGCGGAGGCCGTCTGCGGCGACCCCGACGTGCTCGACGCGATCGCCGGGCTGGTGGAGAAGTCGCTGCTGACCGCGGTGCCCGAGGGGGACGGCGTCCGGTACCGGATGCTGGAGACGGTGCGGGCCTACGGCGCCGAACAGCTGGACGCCGCGGGCGAGCGCGCGGCGACCGAGGCCGCGCACTCCGCCTGGTGCCGGGCCCTGCTGGACCGGCTGGACCCGCTGCTGCGCGGCCCGGGGCAGCTCGACGCCCTGCGCGAGCTGCGTGCCGAGCGCGACGGGCTGCTGGCCGCACTGCAGCGCGAGGTCTCCGCGGGCCGCGGGGACGAGGCCGTGCACCTGGCCGGCCGGCTGGCCTGGTTCTGGCTGCTGTCCGGGCAGCAGGTCGCCGCCGCCCGGCAGCTGGCGGAGGTGGCCCGGCTGCCGTCGTCACCCACCCCGCTGCGCACGGTCTGCCTGACCTTCGCGGCGCTGGCCGCCGCCGACGAGCTCGGCTGGGACGGTGCGCGGGGCGCGCTGACCGAGGTCGTCGCCTTCCCCGACCAGCTCGGTGCGGCCGCGGACGAACCGGTCGCCGCGGTCAGCTGGGCCCTGGCCTCGGTGTTCCTCGGTCGGCCGGAGGGGCTGGACCGTCCGGCCGCGCACCCCGACCCGTGGGTGCGGGCCGTCGTCCGCGCCGCGGTCGGCATGGCCGCGGAGAACGACGGGCGCTACGAGACCCTGTCCGAGGACCTGCAGACCGCCCGGGCGGCCTTCCGCGAGCTGGGCGACCGCTGGGGGATGTCGGTCACCGCGGCCGCGCTGGGCCAGATCGCCGCCCAGGACGGCGACCTGGCCCGGGCGACGGAGCTGGTGACGGAGGCGTTGCGCTGCTCCGACGAGCTGGGCACCTCCGACGACTCGCCCATGCTCCGGGTCCGGCTGGCCCTGCTGCGCGCCGCGGCCGGTGAGCTGGCCGGCGCCGAGGCGGACCTGGACGAGGTCCTCGTGCCCCTGGCACGGACCGGGGGCACCGGGCTCGCCTACGGCGAGGCGGCCCGGGCGCAGGTGGCGCTGCTGGCCGACGACCTCGAGCAGGCCGACCGGACCAGCCGCGCGGCGGTGGGCCGGCTCGCCGAGGCAGCGGGCGCGGGCCTGGACCAGATCGGTGCGCTCGTGCGGACCGTGCGGGCCCAGGTGCTGGCCGGCCGGGGCGCCGTGGCCGAGGCCGAGGAGCTCCTGGCGCAGGCGCAGCAGGGGGCGGCGCAGAGCGCGGGAGACATCCCGGTGCTGGCGACCGTGCTGGTCGGCCGCGCGGTGGTGGCCGAGGCCGCCGGGGAGCCGGCGGCCTCGGCCCGGCTGCTCGGACTGGCCGAGGCGGTGCGCGGCCGGGCCGACCGCGGCGACCCGGCCGCCGCGGCGCTGCGGGTCCGGCTCGCCACGGCGCTGGGCGCGGCCACCGCGGAGGCGGCGGAGGCTGCCGGGGTGGCCGTGGGCCGGGCGGCCGCGCTGGACGAGGTCGGGGCGGTGCTGGTCAGCCCGCGCGGGCTCTGA
- a CDS encoding class I SAM-dependent methyltransferase has translation MPEDEGRALYAAARSVAVPGPLLEIGSWMGKSALYLAAAADETGRVVVTVDHHRGSEEHQPGWEYHQPELVDPAVNELDTLPSFRRTVHPAEDLVVAVVARSETLAPLWAAPLALLFLDGSHTEESARRDQDAWVEKLAVGGTLAVHDVFPDPADGGQAPFGVYTRVLASGEFTELPGTGSLRLLRRDA, from the coding sequence ATGCCCGAGGACGAGGGGCGGGCGCTGTACGCGGCGGCCCGCTCGGTCGCGGTGCCCGGGCCACTGCTGGAGATCGGCAGCTGGATGGGCAAGTCCGCGCTCTACCTGGCCGCCGCGGCCGACGAGACCGGGCGGGTCGTCGTCACCGTGGACCACCACCGCGGCTCGGAGGAGCACCAGCCCGGCTGGGAGTACCACCAGCCCGAGCTGGTCGACCCGGCCGTCAACGAGCTGGACACGCTGCCCTCCTTCCGCCGCACCGTGCACCCGGCCGAGGACCTGGTGGTCGCCGTCGTCGCCCGCTCGGAGACCCTCGCCCCGCTGTGGGCGGCCCCCCTGGCGCTGCTGTTCCTGGACGGCAGCCACACCGAGGAGTCCGCCCGCCGCGACCAGGACGCCTGGGTCGAGAAGCTCGCCGTGGGCGGCACGCTCGCGGTGCACGACGTCTTCCCCGACCCCGCCGACGGCGGCCAGGCGCCCTTCGGCGTCTACACCCGGGTGCTGGCCTCGGGGGAGTTCACCGAGCTGCCCGGCACCGGTTCGCTGCGGCTGCTGCGCCGGGACGCGTGA
- a CDS encoding YibE/F family protein encodes MLLVLVPVALATVVGLIALWPSGGETRAGQTAQQYLPSGSTTLADARVVSLQTYDCSTGAVEGQTLTCATAVVEVVEGAGTGEYVSIELSADVVAYGIEEGETIVVARSADTGDGQASYTFNDFARGAPIITLALGFVLVVAAVARLRGIAALVGLAFSFFVLLKFVLPGILGESSPTLVTLVGSSAIMFVVLYLAHGFSARTTTALIGTLFGLTLVAVMGALAVSAAKLTGLSSEETVQLSTFDPTLDFSGLVLAGITVAGLGVLNDVTITQASAIWQLHEVDPTLTWAQLFARGMSVGRDHIASTIYTIVFAYAGAALPLLLLFEIYDRPLWDVVTGTEVGEEVIRTLVGAIALVLAVPVTTAVGAFFAKAAGNRPAPTLLTRFAR; translated from the coding sequence ATGCTGCTGGTGCTCGTGCCGGTCGCCCTGGCCACCGTCGTCGGGCTGATCGCGCTGTGGCCCTCGGGCGGTGAGACCCGGGCCGGGCAGACCGCCCAGCAGTACCTGCCCAGCGGGAGCACCACGCTGGCCGACGCGCGGGTGGTGTCGCTGCAGACCTACGACTGCTCCACCGGGGCGGTCGAGGGCCAGACGCTCACCTGCGCCACCGCGGTGGTGGAGGTCGTGGAGGGCGCGGGCACCGGGGAGTACGTCTCGATCGAGCTGTCCGCCGACGTGGTCGCCTACGGCATCGAGGAGGGCGAGACGATCGTGGTCGCCCGGTCCGCCGACACGGGCGACGGCCAGGCCAGCTACACCTTCAACGACTTCGCCCGGGGCGCGCCGATCATCACCCTGGCGCTGGGGTTCGTGCTGGTGGTGGCCGCGGTCGCCCGGCTGCGCGGCATCGCCGCCCTCGTCGGGCTGGCGTTCTCGTTCTTCGTGCTGCTGAAGTTCGTGCTGCCCGGGATCCTCGGTGAGAGCTCCCCGACGCTGGTCACGCTGGTGGGCAGTTCGGCGATCATGTTCGTCGTCCTCTACCTGGCGCACGGCTTCAGCGCCCGGACGACGACGGCGCTGATCGGCACCCTGTTCGGGTTGACGCTGGTCGCGGTCATGGGGGCGCTGGCGGTGTCGGCGGCCAAGCTGACCGGGCTGTCGAGCGAGGAGACGGTGCAGCTGTCCACCTTCGACCCGACGCTGGACTTCTCCGGGCTGGTGCTGGCCGGCATCACCGTGGCCGGGCTCGGCGTGCTCAACGACGTCACCATCACCCAGGCCTCGGCGATCTGGCAGCTGCACGAGGTCGACCCGACGCTCACCTGGGCGCAGCTGTTCGCCCGAGGGATGAGCGTGGGCCGCGACCACATCGCCTCCACGATCTACACGATCGTCTTCGCCTACGCCGGGGCCGCGCTCCCGCTGCTGCTGCTCTTCGAGATCTACGACCGGCCGCTGTGGGACGTCGTCACCGGCACCGAGGTGGGCGAGGAGGTCATCCGGACGCTGGTCGGCGCCATCGCGCTGGTCCTCGCCGTCCCGGTGACGACGGCGGTCGGCGCGTTCTTCGCCAAGGCCGCGGGCAACCGGCCCGCGCCGACGCTGCTCACCCGGTTCGCCCGGTGA
- a CDS encoding amidohydrolase yields the protein MSTPVGDPDPALAAWHDLLRAAVAEELPAAVALRHALHADPRRSGDEADTTSAVVAALGAGEGRQVAGTGRLVRIGTTTGPTVALRAELDGLVVTETTGVEWAATGPVMHACGHDAHLAGLVAVCRAVARVGGPAPLLALLQPREEGAPSGARDVVASGLLAEEQVVAVVAAHVQPQLADGVVNATPGPVNAATDEFTVTVTGHGGHGGYPHTTADPVLALAAVVVALQQLVSRRVDPTVGAVLAVTQLDAGSSFNVVPDTARARGGLRVMRESDRTMLLQALGDVAEHTAAAYGCTAVVHSESNEPVLANDPDLARATLPWLARAGVEVDDSWRSFGADDFSHYCADARGLMLFLGVDGGAPDAAGRRPGLHSPRFLPGEDAVARVAEALLAGYLAGAGRLGPVEPPRAGRRLA from the coding sequence GTGAGCACCCCCGTCGGCGACCCCGATCCCGCCCTGGCCGCCTGGCACGACCTGCTGCGCGCCGCCGTCGCCGAGGAGCTGCCGGCCGCGGTCGCGCTGCGGCACGCCCTGCACGCCGACCCGCGCCGCTCCGGCGACGAGGCCGACACCACGTCCGCCGTGGTCGCCGCGCTGGGTGCGGGGGAGGGGCGGCAGGTCGCCGGGACGGGCCGACTGGTCCGGATCGGCACCACCACCGGGCCCACCGTCGCGCTGCGTGCCGAGCTCGACGGGCTGGTCGTCACCGAGACCACCGGGGTGGAGTGGGCGGCCACCGGGCCGGTCATGCACGCCTGCGGGCACGACGCGCACCTGGCCGGGCTGGTCGCCGTCTGCCGCGCGGTCGCCCGCGTCGGTGGACCGGCCCCGCTGCTGGCCCTGCTGCAGCCGCGGGAGGAGGGCGCGCCCTCGGGGGCCCGGGACGTCGTGGCGTCCGGGCTGCTGGCCGAGGAGCAGGTGGTCGCCGTCGTCGCCGCGCACGTGCAGCCCCAGCTCGCCGACGGCGTGGTCAACGCGACCCCCGGCCCGGTCAACGCGGCCACCGACGAGTTCACGGTCACCGTCACCGGGCACGGCGGGCACGGTGGCTACCCGCACACCACCGCCGACCCGGTGCTCGCCCTGGCCGCCGTCGTGGTCGCGCTGCAGCAGCTGGTGAGCCGCCGGGTCGACCCCACCGTGGGCGCCGTCCTGGCGGTCACCCAGCTGGACGCGGGCAGCAGCTTCAACGTCGTCCCCGACACCGCCCGGGCCCGCGGTGGCCTGCGGGTGATGCGGGAGAGCGACCGCACGATGCTGCTGCAGGCGCTCGGCGACGTCGCCGAGCACACCGCCGCCGCGTACGGGTGCACCGCCGTCGTGCACAGCGAGAGCAACGAGCCGGTGCTCGCCAACGACCCCGACCTCGCCCGGGCCACGCTGCCCTGGCTGGCCCGCGCCGGGGTCGAGGTGGACGACTCCTGGCGGTCCTTCGGCGCCGACGACTTCAGCCACTACTGCGCCGACGCCCGCGGCCTGATGCTCTTCCTGGGGGTCGACGGCGGTGCGCCGGACGCCGCCGGCCGCCGTCCGGGCCTGCACTCGCCGCGCTTCCTGCCTGGGGAGGACGCCGTCGCCCGGGTCGCCGAGGCGCTGCTGGCCGGGTACCTGGCCGGGGCGGGCCGGCTCGGCCCGGTCGAGCCCCCGCGTGCCGGTCGCCGCCTAGCCTGA
- a CDS encoding FRG domain-containing protein → MPGRHGQTRPVTDQADPGWVRSGWGHRVDSQDEAFRAITRIVSLSANRRYVWRGCTNSAFRLRSSLLRELIVAEGEPLPNEQLVRQHEVAMLREAREWGLAVEMGPLASDLYLLAHLQHHGLPTRLLDVTYNPMTALWFACEGGEDQAGVVFAFDVTALPTHDTIDPHQRQTYGLQSDPHAWTLRRALRQSALRSEPFLVRPTVPNPRMQAQEGLFLSGAVPTTVMAGGIDGLPLRLGSPPGRDKLGALFSEGNRRAGRPARLPFVALVIPARLKGTIRNHLTALNRTRAVLYPDVDGFRDAYRGEHVQLHPLPDVVPAQDDAEAGPQSR, encoded by the coding sequence TTGCCGGGACGTCACGGGCAGACTCGGCCCGTGACGGACCAGGCAGACCCCGGCTGGGTCCGCAGCGGGTGGGGCCACCGGGTGGACTCCCAGGACGAGGCGTTCCGGGCGATCACCCGGATCGTGTCGCTGTCGGCGAACCGGCGGTACGTGTGGCGGGGCTGCACGAACAGCGCGTTCCGACTGCGCTCCTCCCTGCTGCGGGAGCTGATCGTCGCGGAGGGCGAGCCGCTGCCGAACGAACAGCTGGTGCGCCAGCACGAGGTCGCGATGCTGCGGGAGGCCCGGGAGTGGGGGCTGGCCGTGGAGATGGGCCCTCTTGCGTCGGACCTCTACCTCCTGGCCCACCTCCAGCACCACGGGCTCCCCACCCGGTTGCTCGACGTCACGTACAACCCGATGACCGCGTTGTGGTTCGCCTGCGAGGGCGGGGAGGACCAGGCGGGGGTCGTCTTCGCGTTCGACGTCACGGCCCTACCGACCCACGACACCATCGATCCGCACCAGAGGCAGACCTACGGCCTGCAGTCCGACCCGCACGCCTGGACGCTGCGCCGGGCGCTCCGGCAATCTGCATTGCGTTCTGAACCGTTCCTCGTGCGACCGACCGTGCCGAACCCCCGCATGCAGGCACAGGAGGGCCTGTTCCTGTCCGGCGCCGTGCCCACGACCGTCATGGCCGGAGGCATCGACGGGCTCCCTCTGCGACTGGGATCCCCGCCGGGCAGGGACAAGCTCGGTGCCCTGTTCAGCGAGGGCAACCGCCGAGCGGGGCGACCAGCGAGGCTGCCTTTCGTCGCCCTGGTGATCCCGGCGCGTCTGAAGGGCACCATCCGGAACCACCTGACAGCCCTCAACCGCACCCGCGCCGTCCTCTACCCCGACGTCGACGGGTTCCGGGACGCCTACCGCGGCGAGCACGTACAGCTCCACCCGCTGCCCGACGTCGTCCCCGCCCAGGACGACGCCGAGGCGGGGCCTCAGAGCCGGTAG
- a CDS encoding amidohydrolase, with protein MPSTVETARVDLTGLELIDHHCHGLVRRDLDRPAFEAMLTEASAPSALGGSLMDSQIGFALRRWCPPLLDLEPHTDTDTYLARRAELGADEVNRRLMAAVGTQTFLVDTGYLPEPITSPAELAALTGGTGHEIVRLEALAEECLAADCGAGGFAAAFREKLAERARSAVGCKSIAAYRVGLALDGARPTDLEVSQAADHLLHGRGPLRIADPVLHRFLVWSGIDAGLPVQFHVGYGDADVDLHRCDPLLLTDLLRATEPAGVPVLLLHNYPFHRNAGFLAQVFGHVFVDVGLATHNLGARSAALQAELLELAPFGKVLFSSDAFGLAELYVLGTLLFRRNLGSYLGDGVADGAWTADDAGRVAAMIGSENARRAYRL; from the coding sequence ATGCCGTCCACGGTAGAGACTGCGCGGGTGGACCTCACCGGGCTCGAGCTGATCGACCACCACTGCCACGGCCTGGTGCGCCGTGACCTCGACCGCCCCGCGTTCGAGGCGATGCTCACCGAGGCCAGCGCGCCGAGCGCGCTGGGTGGGTCGCTGATGGACTCCCAGATCGGGTTCGCGCTGCGCCGCTGGTGCCCGCCACTGCTGGACCTCGAGCCGCACACCGACACCGACACCTACCTCGCCCGCCGGGCCGAGCTCGGGGCAGACGAGGTCAACCGCCGGCTGATGGCCGCGGTCGGCACGCAGACCTTCCTGGTCGACACCGGCTACCTGCCCGAGCCGATCACCAGCCCCGCCGAGCTCGCTGCGCTCACCGGCGGCACCGGGCACGAGATCGTCCGGCTCGAGGCGCTGGCCGAGGAGTGCCTGGCCGCCGACTGCGGGGCGGGCGGGTTCGCCGCGGCGTTCCGCGAGAAGCTGGCCGAGCGGGCCCGCTCGGCCGTCGGGTGCAAGTCGATCGCGGCCTACCGGGTCGGCCTGGCCCTGGACGGCGCCCGGCCCACCGACCTCGAGGTGTCCCAGGCCGCGGACCACCTGCTGCACGGCCGGGGCCCGCTGCGGATCGCCGACCCGGTGCTGCACCGCTTCCTGGTGTGGTCGGGCATCGACGCGGGGCTGCCGGTGCAGTTCCACGTCGGCTACGGCGACGCCGACGTCGACCTGCACCGCTGCGACCCGCTGCTGCTCACCGACCTGCTGCGGGCCACCGAGCCGGCCGGGGTGCCGGTGCTGCTGCTGCACAACTACCCGTTCCACCGCAACGCCGGCTTCCTGGCCCAGGTGTTCGGCCACGTCTTCGTCGACGTCGGGCTGGCCACGCACAACCTGGGCGCGCGCTCGGCGGCGCTGCAGGCCGAGCTGCTGGAGCTGGCCCCGTTCGGGAAGGTGCTGTTCTCCTCCGACGCCTTCGGCCTCGCCGAGCTGTACGTGCTGGGCACGCTGCTCTTCCGCCGCAACCTGGGGTCCTACCTGGGGGACGGCGTCGCGGACGGCGCGTGGACGGCGGACGACGCCGGCCGGGTCGCCGCGATGATCGGTTCGGAGAACGCCCGGCGGGCCTACCGGCTCTGA
- a CDS encoding SDR family NAD(P)-dependent oxidoreductase yields the protein MSTPWTTADIPDQAGRTVVVTGANSGLGLATSRALAAAGARVVMAVRDTERGGAAARSITGDVEVRRLDLADLSSVREFAAAWSGDLDVLVNNAGIMMVPQGRTADGFELQFGTNHLGHFALTNLLLPHVTDRVVTVSSGLHRSGRIVLDDLNWENRPYSDTGAYGASKLANLLFTLELQRRLTAAGSPVRSTAAHPGYAATNLQSHTGSRLKDLGMKLGNRFIAQSDTDGALPTLFAATADLPGGSYAGPSGFQEGRGAPTLVGRSQSASDVDLAKALWTASEQLTGIN from the coding sequence ATGAGCACCCCGTGGACGACCGCCGACATCCCCGACCAGGCCGGCCGCACGGTCGTCGTCACCGGGGCCAACTCCGGGCTCGGCCTGGCCACCTCCCGGGCACTGGCCGCCGCCGGCGCGCGGGTGGTCATGGCCGTTCGGGACACCGAGCGCGGCGGGGCGGCCGCCCGGTCGATCACCGGGGACGTCGAGGTGCGCCGGCTCGACCTGGCCGACCTGTCCTCGGTGCGGGAGTTCGCCGCCGCGTGGAGTGGGGATCTCGACGTCCTGGTGAACAACGCCGGGATCATGATGGTGCCGCAGGGGCGCACCGCCGACGGCTTCGAGCTGCAGTTCGGCACCAACCACCTGGGTCACTTCGCGCTGACGAACCTGCTGCTGCCGCACGTCACCGACCGGGTGGTCACCGTGTCCTCCGGGCTGCACCGAAGCGGGCGGATCGTGCTCGACGACCTCAACTGGGAGAACCGGCCCTACTCCGACACGGGCGCCTACGGGGCCTCGAAGCTGGCGAACCTGCTGTTCACCCTCGAGCTGCAGCGCCGGCTCACCGCCGCGGGTTCCCCGGTGCGCTCGACGGCCGCACACCCCGGGTACGCCGCGACCAACCTGCAGTCGCACACCGGCAGCCGGCTCAAGGACCTCGGGATGAAGCTGGGCAACCGGTTCATCGCCCAGTCCGACACCGACGGCGCGCTGCCCACCCTCTTCGCCGCCACCGCCGACCTGCCCGGCGGCAGCTACGCCGGCCCGTCCGGGTTCCAGGAGGGCCGCGGCGCCCCGACGCTGGTCGGCCGGTCGCAGTCGGCCTCCGACGTGGACCTGGCAAAGGCGCTGTGGACGGCGTCCGAGCAGCTCACCGGGATCAACTGA